The genomic interval TACTAGAGCATCTATATTCTagtctattatattttgatacataTAACTACCATGCGTTtgtttgatgttttatagtgGCCAAAGTGAGGACATTTGAGTTTTAGatgatggagagagaacatctatatttagatgttctctcttctTATTTAgaggacatctaaaaatagaggatggaaTAAATATTCTGTTGGAGCActatttttactcttcatcctttatttttaggataaatgATGGGATAAAagagctgttgggatgctcttaatcatgattaattaatgttgCCATGATGCAATTGACCGTGATTGCATCTGCACTCCGTAGCTATAGCTTCCACCTACGAATTCTCGTTTTGGCCGCTACCCTTTTCCCGCCTTAAGCGTGGACCAACGACACCTTGAGTATATAAGAGCGTCCCAATggttcatctaaatttgatcattcatatctttatttggatgatcatctaaaattagttttatttttcatatctctttgtactccactagatcatccatatatgacatcctctatatctctctggaggatggagagagatcattcAAATATGGaagttctctctcctaatatgaatgacatctaaaaaaatagatgagagGATGactgttctgttggagctcaatttaaagtcttcatcctctatttttatgaataagtataggatagatgagctcttgggatgctctaatcatgaaaattttctttgacaACTTTCCAACAAAGGGAACTACTTCCTTttagctactacctccgtcccataataactttattttttgtttttctgtgtccaacgtttgaccattcgtcttatttgaaaaatttgtaaaaaaacttacaaaaattagtcacgtataaagtactattcatattttatcatctagtacaaataaaaatattaatcgcaaaaaaatttcaaataagacgaagagtcaaaacctTGTATCAAAAacggaaaaataaagttattatatgACGGAAGTagtattttttcccttttaacCAATCATAACcatctactacctccatttcatattgtaagacattTTAGCCtcgcctaaattcatcaattgatgaatgtatataatttatatatatgtctcgattcattaacattcatatgaatctagataagactataaagttttacattataaaacggagaaagtactatttaatttcttcGTTTACTTTCTCACCTCAACATTTTGACCTCCTCAATCGCTATATGCATTTCTAGGGCTGCGTTTGACACCTCTCTTCTCAGTctatattatctaattttttatttgcatatttCTCGAACTACTAagcaatatgttttttaaacaaatttctatagaaagttactttaaaaaatcatatcaatctattgtttaagtttttaagctaataattaattaattatatgttaatcGACTATTACATCTTTCGTGGGGGCCTAAAAGTTCTTATATTTTACTATAAAGTGAATACAAAATAACTTTGTAAGATATAAGTTCTTTAAGGACTTTTTCCGTATGAGCCTTTTCAATTGCTATCGAATGGTTTGTTGAGTTATGATCCAAATTTATTTGGACTCGTATAAAGGCCAACTTTGCCGGAGCGAAGCAGAGGCCCATCGGGGACGTCTGGGGGTACGGGGCCGGAGCCCCCGTGGGTTGGATTCTAGggttttatcatatatattcttcATGTAAGCCGTCGTTCAGCGTTGTAACTTTGTCCGATATAATGAAGATATTTGATGACTGACGCTCgtggttttttctctcctgctTTACGAGGGTTTTTATGTTAAATCTCATGTTTTCTAGGATTAATTTATGGTTgttcatcatttatttatcGATCGTTTCCTAACATGGTTAAATTCATATAACCTCTTACAAGGGTCTCCTTTGTGCTACTCTCTAGATTCGATTATGCTATTTTACTGCACATATCAAGTAACACAGCTTAGCTGTTGCTATGGTCGTTTTGTATTTGCTTACGATTGGATCGCTATATAACATGGAGTTAATATTTTAGTCGATAATGTTCTATGTTGATACCAAATCTCGCATACGGGCATTATCCATAATTTGAATTCAATCCAAACCAACCATAAATACAGTTTATGCTACCAAAATATTGGCAAGGTATGTTTTGATAGCAATCCAAAATGACCCGATGTTTATTTCAGATCTCTTAAAATAGAGTAATTTCTGTACTTTTTCTTATTcggtcttatttaatttctagGTCAAATGACAGTACAATAGAACCAATTACATCCCACACTACACATGTATAAGATTTTGTATTCTCTCCGTCCTAtaaagattttgtttttttttatttttagagattattaattaaaattttatctcaaGAGGTTATGGTTAGGCATGTGCATTTAGTTATTTCTCGCTGCTAATTTATCTAAAGAATGtcacgatttttttttgagcaaAGAAAGTACAACAGTACACCCATATGCAAACTGAGGAGCAAGGACACCTTTGAATTCGAGAAGTGACAATTTGGAGGATTCGATTTCctaacatcttttttttttcaatagattCCTCTAATTTATACATCGTATGGGCAattccaaacaaaaacaagatgTTTAGATCTCTtgaaaactttaatttaactCTAAGTTTTTCTATGGTGTAATCAAAGAGCTGCTCTTTCTATTTACCATGTTTCCGATTTATATAGAGaattaacaaaacaaactactttaattttttctgtTCTTCCGTTTGGGATGAGCCTCAATGATTAACTCAAAGCCTGTACGATGAGTCGATCCAGCTTATACAGGGTTGGTATTTACTACTCCttccattttataatgtaagaagtTTTAGCTAtacttagatttatctattaaccaatgtatattatttatatatatatatgtctagattcattgatatctatatgaatttaggatacgctaaaaaatcttacattatgaccCGACCCCTCGCCTCCTCGGGCCCATGACCGCCCGCACGCTGACCGGTGGgacccgctccgccgccgccgccgcagccgtcgCCTCGCTCGCCGAGCGGCGCGCGTTGGAACGCGTGCGCGTTTCCACCCGTTTTAAAgagagcaaaaaaaattataaaaaaagagaaagaaacggAAATAAAACCGCGGCCTTTTTCTTTGGGGGTTCTTCTCGCCACGGGGGTTGgtgctcctccgcctcctcctctcctacCATTCttgcgaagccgaggcggcgaGAAGGGAGAGCGAAGTAggctcatcctcctcctcgccggtgTTGCTTCGCTCAAGGATTTCGGCTGCATCTCGTGGCCGGCCATGGGTACGTACGTATTCTGCGCGGGGGTGCCACGCGTTCGTGCGGTTCTTCCTTCCTGCTCTCGTAGGGTTGGAGCGAGCTGCTTCCTTACTCTCTCGTTTCATCCTCTGGCGgcgtgtccaaagatttgagcTTTCTTCGTGCCCCCTCGATGCTTCCGCTCACTCCGTTTCTTGGAAACCGTCGGGTTCTTGCTCCTACTCCTTTCAGGAACGATTTCCCCCCGTTTTGTTGGGCTACGTGTGCAGCTTTCGGTGTCGGTGTTGGGGTTTtcgatttttcctttttttttttggtagtgAGAATTCGTCGCCTTTGGCGTTCATTCGTCTCTCCGCGCTCGAATTTTAGTGTGCTAAGGAGTTTGTTTGGATTCAGCGTTAATATCTCGGTGCCGTAGCATTCTAATGCCGTGGCAGCTTTGGCAGATGGAGAGACGAGCTGTTCTTCGTGGGACAGTGACGATGAGTACCAGAAGTTCATCCAAAAGATGAACCCTCCAAGGTGACACCCATTCCTCACCACCCATCGATCTTATTACTGCTGCACACTTATCCATTTCCAATCTGTTTGTAACCATGTGATGCGTGTTTGCTGGATTCAGGGTTGTGATTGACAACACATCATGTGCGAATGCAACAGTTGTGCATGTAAGGCACTGACCGAATTCAATGACGTTCTTGGTTCAAATTGTTCTTGTTTGGTTGCTGAAAAGTGATTTTTTAATGGTTTGAATCGTGTAGGTAGACAGTGCCAACAAGTATGGGATACTGTTAGAGGTAGTGCAGGTCCTCACCGAGCTGCAACTCATAGTGAAGAAAGCCTACATATCATCGGATGGTGGATGGTTCATGGATGGTAGGATACGATTCTTGTGACTTTTTCTTGAAattggttagttcaaaatgGCTAATTTATTCTGAGTTGATGATTTTGTTATGTTAGTGTTCAATGTGACTGACCAAAATGGGCTGAAGATAATGGATGAATTGGTTCTGGATGAGATAGTACAGTATATCCATAAGGTAGTTTATTGCCAACCAAGCTTGATTCTTGGTTCATTCAGTGTTCATTGTGCATTCGTGCTAAATTTGAGAATTCTGTGCAGTGTCTCAGGGCTGATTCTTGCTTTCTTCCTTCGCGGAGGAGATCTGTTGGAGTGGAGCCTTCCTCTGACTACACTTTGATAGAGCTAACTGGAACTGATAGGCCTGGTCTGCTCTCAGAAGTGAGCGCCGTTCTGACAAACCTGGAGTGCAATGTGGTGAATGCAGAGGTGTGGACTCATAACAAacgagcagcagcagtcaTGCAAGTCACGGATAGGAAAACGGGGCTGGCAATCTCAGATACAGTGCGGCTTGGTAGAATAAAGGAGCGACTTAGCTTTGTGTTCAAGGGGAGCAACAGGAGTCAAGACACCAAGACAACTGTGACAATGGGGATAACCCACACAGACCGGAGGCTTCACCAGATGATGCTGGAAGATCGGGATTATGAAAGGTATGACAAGGATAGGACAAGTGTCAACCCCACACCGATGGTTTCGGTTGTTAATTGGCTCGACAAGGATTATTCTGTGGTGAATATTCGGTGCAAGGATCGGCCAAAGCTTCTCTTCGACACAGTTTGCACCCTGACAGATATGAAGTATGTGGTTTTCCATGGGAGTGTGGATTCTGAGGGCCCTGAAGCTTATCAGGTACCTCTCTGCTAACAACACAATATCTAATTCTGAAAGAATTAGAACTAACATATTGTTTGTTATCTTTTCATGGTTCAATAGGAATATTACATTAGGCATATTGATGGCTCACCTGTCAACTCTGAGGCTGAACGACAACGAGTCATCCAGTGTCTTGAAGCTGCTATAGAAAGGAGAGTATCCGAGGTAATTGGATTAATACCTGCCCCTTTGtgattatgtttattttgttccCATTGCTTATACTACTTTCTGAAGGGGCGTTGATGTTAGCTAAACATTTAGTCTGCATAGTGTAGTGTGGATAGGGACATCATTGTTGTCATGCAGTATGTAGGAGGTGAATTGTGGCTGGAGAGCTGGCATTTTGTATTGTCTGCACACGTTACTGATGAGTCACTGTCAATGTTTTGAGTCCTATTCCTTCTTGATGAAGCACATGCCTGTTTTTCTCTAATGGAAGAGAGTGCTATTCATACAACTAATCCATGCGTGGGAAACACAATTTGCTTCCTACTATTCTGTTCTCCAATTTTTGTTTGTCTTTGATCCTCAGACTTCTTTTTTCCCCCAATAATTGCATATATTATTACCTGCAGGGGCTGAAGCTCGAGTTGTCGACTGGTGATAGAGTGGGACTGCTATCAGATGTCACACGCATCTTCCGCGAGAATGGCTTGACGGTTACGAGAGCTGAAGTTTCGACAAAGGACGACAAGGCTGTCAACACTTTCTATGTCCGCGATGCAGCAGGGAGCTCAGCCGTCGATCTGAAGACACTTGAAGCTATACGCGAAGAGATAGGCCAGACTGTGCTTCAAGTAAAAGGGCATCCTGATCACCGCAAATCAACTCCGCAAGAATCGCCATCTAGGTTCCTCTTCAGCAGTCTGTTCAGACCAAGATCACTGTATAGCCTAGGGCTGATCAGGTCCTGAGTTCTTCTGCGTGTCAGCTCAATCCACAGATCGACAAGCATAGCATGCCGTATCAACAAACACATCACATAGTATACACCCCGTAGTCTCGGTCCAATGAAGGGAAGATGATCCATCGACGCAGTTGTACCTGGCATTGATCAGATGAGAAGCCAAGCATGGAAGCAACAGTCGCATGAATTACAGTAGGTTCTGTAGAAGTGCCCACCGCTGTACATAAACCCCAACCCTTTCTAGTTCCAAAACTGTAAATACCAATATCTCCCTTGCCTCATCAACAACGTTTCCAAAGAACCTGCCATGGTTTCACCGATGTTAAGCTCAGTTCTTCCTCAACCCAAGTGGCCTGAAATATCAATTAACTTACTGCCACACCACACCATACATGCGGCTGCTGTGTCTGCTGACCGGTGAGCAACCTGATGATGTCACTGATGACTCCATGAGAGGTGGAGTGGGATTACCCAATGCTGTCATCATCAagattggggggggggggggggtggatACTGGATACGACAATGGCGCCCCTTGTCGACGGTGACACGGCGGCTGCCAATTGTTAGGCAATACTGCGTGCTGGGTAAGCCTGCACATGCCGAAAAATGGGCGCCAGCTCGGCGAGCGGGGCCTACCTACTGTTGGCATTGCTGTGGATGGAAATGGAGATGCACTGccctgctggtgctggtgcagCATTGGTTTCTTGTCTGTGTTGCTAGGCAGGCAGTAGGCAATTCTTCTGCGAAACCTttgcgaaaaaaaaagagcctTTTTTGGTCTTGCTTGTGTTTCCTGCACTGTCATGTCCGCGTCTGCTGCTCCATTTCCGTGTGTCGTGGTGCGTCCCTGGCAAACCGGGAAGCTTTCTTTTTGATGGATGGCTCTcatttcttctccttttcctGTTTCACTCCTGCTCGTGCGTGCAGATTCACCTGTTCATCGGTGCTTCCAGTTTTTGAGCAGGACTATGTTTTTTCACCTTTGCATAAGAAGCCCTTTTCGTGTGTGTGTGGGATGGTAATTAAGCTCTGTTTGTGCACTGCAGCAGAGAGAATCGGTTCCTTGCAGTGACGAAGACCTGAATTTTGGGCATACAACCGTCCTCTTtcgagtgttttttttaataattagaaATGAGTCTAGCTTCTACATACATCTGCAAGAAGGTTAACAACatgaatattttaatagatgaatttaacaaaaaaagttCCTTGTTTACGCAAATTGAAACGTGCAATGACTGGTTGAAGTAAAAATGCGACTGTTCTATTACAAACGACAGAATTTCTTTAAAAGAAACAAGATCAGTACAAGTGTTTGCATCCAGCTGGCCAACCCACTTCTGCCACCAGGCAAAATACTGTTGCCAAATGTAGACCTCACGCATGTGCCTATAAACAGAGTACTACTGTACTACTACAACACTACTACTATAGCAAACGccgggagccgccgccgccgtgccacgCCGTCAGGCCTCCCGCATCGCCTGCTTTTGCGTTGCGCGGCGCTGCCAGGTGCCCGGGCCTCCTCGCACTGGCGCCACCCGGCCTCCCGCGCCGCCTGCCTCTGCCGCCGtgaggaagaaaaggagagagagaaaaaaagagaaaaagaaagagggagagaaagagatcgagagagaaaaataaagagaaaatgaTGACATATGGGGTTTAGGTGTCATACACTCGAAATATAGAGGGTGGATGGAGAGACtgttggagaaaaaaataaatttgagtggctaaataaaatagagatgACCAAATAGTCATTTGGAGAGTCCAATTTAGGTTGTCTGTTGAAGATGCTTTAACAGCGGCAGATTTCAGTCATCAAGGCTAAAAGATTCACACTTACAATCAGTGTGCCCCTAGTGTCTTCTCTTGCAGCTCTTGTGGCTTCGCAGTACTTTGAgcttaattttacatattctCACATGGATGTCAgagatttttcttaaaaaaaacagatttttAGCTCGGTGAAAGTACGTCCCAACTAACGGATTGCCATCACTGCCAATCATCACCCAAGGTTGCAGGGTGTGTGAGCTGTGACGATCTGCAGTGAGTTGCAGCAACTTTTCAGTGTGGCCTCAGATCTTGCTTCTCCCATGGCACACAGGACTTCCAGTCATCCTCTGAGCAGCTCCAGGACTATGAGCTGGAACAGATCTCGCCAGTTTTTTCGTATCATTTTCTCCAATAGAAAGATTGCTAAAATTGGAGTGCAGTTTAGCGGTTCTTTCCCTATTGTTAATGAGCCCAGATTTTTCAACTTACTATGTATTGTTTAGCTTATTGCTTGGACTAACTGAAAGATTTACAGTTGGCTGAAAGCTTGACCAAAGCTACACTATAACACTGCATGGTATCTTGTCATGAAAGTGAAAAACTAATCTGGTGTTTTCCATAGGGTGTGGGGACTGAAACCCAGAGGTGGGTATGTATGTCTGAATTCTGATCTTGAGCTTGTGGGGGACTGAATGGGTAATTAATTACTGAAACCAAGTGGAATCCAACAAAGACAAGTTGAATCCTATCAGTGGGCAACAATGTGTTGTGCCTCTGAAGCTCTGCGTCCAAGGGGAATACAACTAAGCAACCTCTGCATGAGCATTTGTTCTGAGCCTTTATGGCTTAGTACTACTTTCTTGGTGGGCACTGGTCATGTGGTGCTGTCTCACAATGTAGAGCTATGCCGTATTATTCCGGGCATGTTTTAGGATGCGTGTTTTGAACACAAGAATTTCAGAGTGGACTGTGAAGATCATGTGAAAAGCAAGGGAATTCATGTGTTTCAGACAAAAACCATATGGTTAGATATAAGCAGCCTACTTAGCTTCATGTTTCTTCTAGGTTATTAATCACTGTAGAAGAAATATATCCACTCCGTCCTAAAATGTCACCGCCTACGGTAGGATGGAACACATcctaatacaacaaatctgAGTAGACTTTTGTGTAGATTTGTAGTACTAAGATGTGTTCTATCTTATCCtagatagctatattttgagacggagtgAGCCGAAAATAAATACGGTTGGATTTAGATACTCAATTGCATTTAAATAGCACGCGGTGGTTTGAACCAAACAAGCTAGCCTGTGGTGCTTCCTTCAAACTGAATTCAGATTTAGGATCGATATATTTTCCTGTTTGCAGCTGAGATGACAACTGAACAATTGTACTATTTTATACCCAATTCTGTCCGCTATTTCAAGCAATTCATCAGTGGTCAGTGGTGATGGCAATGTGGCTGCTTGGCCCCTGTATCAAAAAGCATGTTCCACCTTATTGGTTACTGTTTACTTGGGGCTAAAAATGCATACATACACTCATTCTTCTGGAAAGCAAGTAGTGGTGCTGATAATTGATCATCCACCTGGATATGCATTTCCGAGCCGATCAGTTGCCTTCTGTGTAACTTTAGACCCTTCCATTTGTTGTCATTGGTAGAGGTAAATTATGTTACAAAAGTCAtagctatttttatttgattatagTTAAATACCCGTTCTTTGCTATggattttatgatgtgttataaaattttcttatatgaaatagacatcttaatttaaatttatatgtagatatcaatctatatttaactaatttttaatatcaagaaatttgagggctaaattataaaactgtaGTGAGGAAAGGTGGTGCTGGCAGAACACCACTACTCccctttttataggagtatagataaaTAAGCTAAGTGATCTGCACGGTAACAAAAGTAGTCCTCAAAAGT from Oryza brachyantha chromosome 3, ObraRS2, whole genome shotgun sequence carries:
- the LOC102721346 gene encoding ACT domain-containing protein ACR4, producing MDGETSCSSWDSDDEYQKFIQKMNPPRVVIDNTSCANATVVHVDSANKYGILLEVVQVLTELQLIVKKAYISSDGGWFMDVFNVTDQNGLKIMDELVLDEIVQYIHKCLRADSCFLPSRRRSVGVEPSSDYTLIELTGTDRPGLLSEVSAVLTNLECNVVNAEVWTHNKRAAAVMQVTDRKTGLAISDTVRLGRIKERLSFVFKGSNRSQDTKTTVTMGITHTDRRLHQMMLEDRDYERYDKDRTSVNPTPMVSVVNWLDKDYSVVNIRCKDRPKLLFDTVCTLTDMKYVVFHGSVDSEGPEAYQEYYIRHIDGSPVNSEAERQRVIQCLEAAIERRVSEGLKLELSTGDRVGLLSDVTRIFRENGLTVTRAEVSTKDDKAVNTFYVRDAAGSSAVDLKTLEAIREEIGQTVLQVKGHPDHRKSTPQESPSRFLFSSLFRPRSLYSLGLIRS